Proteins from a single region of Allocatelliglobosispora scoriae:
- a CDS encoding acyl-CoA ligase (AMP-forming), exosortase A system-associated: MTGARDVIVLDDLLRMGDPDRPALTFRDETVTYAELAERVAAAAAGLRGLGLRHGDRVVVFLGKRIETVVAMLAVSAAGGVFVPVNPVAKPVQVGYIAADCAARVLVTTHERHRVLVGELTGATTIEHAVLIGDEAPAAPVPPAWSTVGWAELCSGPAAARERVIDTDLAAIFYTSGSTGGPKGVVLSHRNLVAGAQSVAAYLEHTADDVVLSVLPLSFDAGFSQLTTSLIAGGHLVLVDYLLPREVVRMCARHGVTALTCVPPLWLQLAAQSWSPEATARLRYFANTGGRMPRTTLGRLRELFPQAKPFLMYGLTEAFRSTYLDPAEVDRRPDSIGRAIPNAEVLVVRPDGSVCDPGEQGEIVHRGALVAQGYWNDPARTAERFRPYPPQAGPARAECAVWSGDLAYRDDEGFLYFVGRTDDMIKTSGYRVSPTEIEEVAYATGLVGAAVAFGEEDERLGQHVVLVVTGADGAVCDVETLRKLLDRDLPKYMLPQRIVVLDELPRGGTGKFDRPELRRRVAA; encoded by the coding sequence GTGACCGGCGCCCGCGATGTCATCGTCCTCGACGACCTGCTCCGCATGGGTGACCCCGATCGTCCCGCGCTCACCTTCCGGGACGAGACCGTCACCTATGCGGAGCTGGCCGAACGGGTCGCCGCCGCCGCCGCCGGACTGCGCGGTCTGGGGCTGCGCCACGGCGACCGGGTCGTCGTCTTCCTGGGCAAGCGGATCGAGACCGTCGTCGCGATGCTCGCGGTCTCGGCGGCCGGCGGCGTCTTCGTCCCGGTCAACCCGGTCGCGAAGCCGGTCCAGGTGGGCTACATCGCCGCCGACTGCGCCGCCCGCGTGCTGGTCACGACACACGAGCGCCATCGCGTCCTGGTCGGCGAGCTCACCGGCGCCACCACGATCGAGCACGCGGTCCTGATCGGCGACGAGGCCCCGGCGGCACCGGTCCCGCCCGCGTGGAGCACCGTCGGCTGGGCTGAGCTCTGCTCCGGCCCGGCGGCGGCGCGGGAGCGGGTCATCGACACCGATCTCGCGGCGATCTTCTACACCTCGGGCAGCACCGGCGGGCCCAAGGGCGTCGTGCTCTCGCACCGCAATCTCGTCGCCGGCGCGCAGAGCGTCGCGGCCTACCTGGAGCACACCGCCGACGACGTGGTGCTCTCGGTGCTGCCGCTCAGTTTCGACGCCGGATTCAGCCAGCTCACCACCTCGCTGATCGCCGGGGGGCACCTCGTGCTCGTCGACTACCTCCTGCCACGGGAGGTGGTGCGGATGTGTGCCAGGCACGGGGTGACCGCGCTCACCTGCGTACCCCCGCTGTGGTTGCAACTCGCCGCCCAGAGCTGGTCGCCCGAGGCGACCGCGCGCCTGCGCTACTTCGCGAATACCGGCGGACGGATGCCGCGCACCACCCTCGGCCGTCTCCGCGAGCTCTTTCCCCAGGCCAAACCCTTCCTCATGTACGGGTTGACGGAGGCCTTCCGATCGACCTACCTCGACCCGGCCGAGGTCGACCGCCGCCCCGACTCGATCGGCCGGGCGATCCCCAACGCGGAGGTCCTGGTGGTGCGGCCGGACGGCTCGGTCTGCGACCCCGGCGAGCAGGGCGAGATCGTGCACCGGGGCGCCCTGGTGGCGCAGGGCTACTGGAACGATCCGGCCCGCACCGCCGAGCGGTTCCGGCCCTACCCGCCGCAGGCCGGACCGGCCCGGGCCGAGTGCGCGGTCTGGTCCGGCGACCTCGCCTACCGCGATGACGAGGGCTTCCTCTACTTCGTCGGGCGCACCGACGACATGATCAAGACATCCGGGTACCGGGTCAGCCCGACCGAGATCGAGGAGGTCGCCTACGCGACCGGCCTCGTCGGCGCGGCGGTGGCCTTCGGTGAGGAGGACGAGCGGCTCGGCCAGCACGTCGTCCTCGTCGTCACCGGCGCCGACGGCGCGGTCTGCGACGTGGAGACCCTGCGCAAGCTGCTCGATCGGGACCTGCCGAAATACATGCTGCCGCAGCGGATCGTCGTCCTCGACGAGCTGCCCCGCGGCGGCACCGGCAAGTTCGACCGGCCCGAGCTGCGCCGACGGGTGGCGGCATGA
- a CDS encoding phosphopantetheine-binding protein produces the protein MTTLQIPRTFQEILRPHLPYADSGELADSNELANFGLDSMGIVALMGDLEDHYGIELPDDILNEATFATVGSLWRTLVVLVPHAGDEL, from the coding sequence GTGACTACATTGCAGATACCCCGCACATTCCAGGAGATACTGAGGCCGCATCTCCCCTATGCGGACTCCGGCGAGCTCGCCGATTCGAATGAGCTCGCCAATTTCGGCCTGGATTCGATGGGCATCGTCGCACTCATGGGCGATCTCGAAGACCACTACGGAATCGAGCTGCCCGACGACATCCTCAATGAGGCGACCTTTGCGACGGTCGGCTCGCTCTGGCGGACACTGGTGGTCCTGGTGCCCCACGCCGGGGACGAGCTGTGA
- a CDS encoding sensor histidine kinase: protein MRWRADAAGWPPLAAAVLGAAAAIQAAARMDERSELTVAGTLLALGMTAPVALAGLWPIAAAALGALATLLCLLTVTPPTVGGVVAVGVLFAVAGRRRPARLVFPLLLPFLCWLFLLIGIVPIGGVLSADDLAAGRRVAGGLLGVMAVAAAAGTAWRVRAETRRRDAAAQAAQESLLAHVARGERATIARELHDVVAHHISMIALLADTARLTTAGMPPEGAQRLVTIGDTARTALTEMRRLLGVLREDAEPATAPVRQPQPGLRQLNDLLDEARSVGSGSARLIVSGAVAPLDQGIELTAYRIVQEALTNARRHAAGAAVDVELHYRADALLIRVRDNGPGPTRQDSGHGLAGMRERAAMAGGTVATGAGPMGGFVVEALLPTGAAS, encoded by the coding sequence ATGAGATGGCGGGCCGACGCGGCGGGGTGGCCTCCCCTGGCGGCGGCGGTGCTCGGGGCGGCAGCCGCCATCCAGGCGGCGGCCCGGATGGACGAGCGCTCCGAGCTGACCGTCGCCGGCACGCTGCTCGCGTTGGGGATGACGGCGCCGGTGGCGCTGGCGGGCCTCTGGCCGATCGCCGCCGCCGCGCTGGGCGCGCTCGCCACCCTGCTCTGCCTGCTCACCGTCACCCCGCCGACGGTCGGGGGAGTCGTCGCGGTCGGGGTGCTCTTCGCGGTCGCCGGGCGCCGGCGTCCGGCTCGGCTCGTGTTCCCGCTGCTCCTGCCCTTTCTATGCTGGCTGTTCCTGCTGATCGGCATCGTTCCGATCGGCGGCGTCCTCTCGGCCGACGATCTCGCCGCCGGCCGGCGCGTCGCGGGCGGGCTGCTCGGTGTGATGGCGGTCGCCGCGGCGGCCGGGACGGCGTGGCGGGTGCGTGCCGAGACCCGCCGCCGCGACGCCGCCGCGCAGGCCGCCCAGGAGTCGCTGCTGGCCCATGTGGCCCGGGGTGAACGGGCGACGATCGCCCGGGAACTGCACGATGTCGTCGCGCACCACATCTCGATGATCGCGTTGCTCGCCGACACCGCCCGGCTCACCACGGCGGGGATGCCGCCGGAGGGCGCCCAGCGCCTGGTCACCATCGGCGACACGGCCCGGACCGCGTTGACGGAGATGCGCCGCCTGCTCGGGGTGCTGCGGGAGGACGCGGAGCCCGCGACGGCGCCCGTCCGGCAGCCGCAGCCCGGGTTGCGGCAGCTCAACGACCTCCTCGACGAGGCACGCAGTGTCGGCTCCGGCAGCGCCCGGCTGATCGTGAGCGGGGCGGTGGCGCCGCTCGACCAGGGGATAGAGCTCACCGCCTATCGGATCGTGCAGGAGGCGCTGACGAACGCCCGGCGGCACGCGGCGGGTGCGGCGGTCGACGTGGAGCTGCACTACCGGGCGGATGCGCTGCTGATCCGCGTACGCGACAACGGGCCGGGACCGACCCGGCAGGACAGCGGGCACGGGCTCGCGGGGATGCGGGAGCGAGCGGCGATGGCGGGTGGCACGGTGGCGACGGGGGCGGGTCCGATGGGCGGTTTCGTGGTGGAGGCGCTCCTGCCGACGGGTGCGGCGTCGTGA
- a CDS encoding ABC transporter ATP-binding protein, which yields MAPSIDVRAVHKRYRGTVAVDGLSFSVRPGEVTGFIGPNGAGKSTTMRLILGLDAPDSGEALVNGVRYASLRTPLLEVGALLDAEAVHPARRGRDHLLWLAHSNGIPRKRVDEVLDQVGLASAARRRAGGFSLGMRQRLGIAGALLGDPPVLMFDEPVNGLDPDGIVWIRGLLRELAAQGRAVLVSSHLMGELEDTADHLIVVGRGRLVADTSVAELLAKASKDRVEVTTPQRAEVMTVLANAGATVTVSGSDAVTVEGLSGDRVAPLLTEAGLTFSELRRHRATLEEAYMELTRGSVEFTAVESATAEGDVR from the coding sequence ATGGCACCCTCCATTGACGTTCGCGCTGTTCACAAGCGCTATCGGGGCACCGTCGCCGTCGACGGGCTCTCCTTCTCGGTCCGGCCCGGCGAGGTGACCGGCTTCATCGGGCCCAACGGCGCCGGGAAGTCCACCACGATGCGGCTGATCCTCGGGCTCGACGCACCCGACTCCGGCGAGGCGCTCGTCAACGGTGTGCGGTACGCCTCCCTGCGTACCCCCCTGTTGGAGGTTGGAGCGCTGCTGGACGCGGAGGCCGTGCACCCCGCTCGCCGTGGCCGCGACCACCTGCTGTGGCTGGCCCACAGCAATGGGATACCCCGCAAACGCGTGGACGAGGTGCTGGACCAGGTCGGCCTCGCCTCGGCCGCGCGACGGCGGGCGGGCGGGTTCTCGCTCGGGATGCGGCAGCGGCTCGGCATCGCCGGGGCGCTGCTCGGCGACCCGCCGGTGCTCATGTTCGACGAGCCGGTCAACGGGCTGGACCCCGACGGCATCGTCTGGATCCGCGGCCTGCTGCGCGAGCTCGCGGCGCAGGGCCGGGCGGTCCTCGTCTCCAGCCACCTGATGGGCGAGCTGGAGGACACCGCCGACCACCTCATCGTCGTCGGGCGGGGGCGCCTCGTCGCCGACACGAGCGTGGCGGAGCTGCTGGCGAAGGCGTCGAAGGATCGGGTGGAGGTCACCACGCCGCAGCGGGCCGAGGTGATGACGGTGCTCGCCAACGCGGGGGCCACGGTCACCGTGAGCGGCTCGGACGCCGTCACCGTCGAGGGGCTCTCCGGCGACCGGGTGGCGCCGCTGCTGACCGAGGCGGGCCTCACCTTCTCCGAGCTGCGCCGGCACCGCGCCACCCTGGAGGAGGCCTACATGGAGCTGACCCGGGGTTCTGTCGAGTTCACCGCGGTCGAGTCCGCGACGGCTGAGGGGGACGTGCGATGA
- a CDS encoding 4'-phosphopantetheinyl transferase family protein: MNSPLTTEQSGQSGGARLACQVWTASAGAARSAHLALLDEVELERRARYRRDEDRDRFTVAAALLRLVVAGETGLDPAAVRVDRTCPGCAAQHGKPQIAGGAVHVSVSHSGDAVVLAVTRAAPIGVDVEVVGDRDVTGLARTVLGAAEPMRRDADFYTYWCRKEAIVKATGDGLRVPLIEVVVSAADEPARLVAYRGAPLAATLRDLSIDGGYAASVAILAEGELDVEMQDASGILTTLDR; encoded by the coding sequence ATGAATAGTCCACTCACGACAGAGCAAAGTGGTCAGTCCGGTGGTGCCCGGCTCGCCTGCCAGGTGTGGACCGCCAGCGCCGGTGCGGCGCGATCGGCGCACCTCGCGCTGCTCGACGAGGTGGAGCTCGAGCGGCGGGCGCGCTACCGGCGCGACGAGGACCGCGATCGCTTCACCGTGGCGGCCGCGCTGCTCCGCCTGGTGGTGGCCGGCGAGACCGGCCTGGACCCGGCCGCTGTGCGGGTCGACCGCACCTGTCCCGGCTGCGCGGCGCAGCACGGCAAACCGCAGATCGCCGGTGGCGCGGTGCACGTCTCCGTCTCGCACTCCGGCGACGCGGTGGTGCTGGCGGTGACCCGCGCAGCACCGATCGGCGTCGATGTCGAGGTCGTCGGCGACCGCGACGTGACCGGGCTGGCGCGCACCGTCCTCGGCGCCGCCGAGCCGATGCGGCGCGACGCGGACTTCTACACCTACTGGTGCCGCAAGGAGGCGATCGTCAAGGCCACCGGCGACGGGCTGCGGGTGCCGCTGATCGAGGTGGTCGTCAGCGCCGCCGACGAGCCGGCCCGCCTGGTGGCCTACCGGGGTGCCCCGCTAGCCGCGACGCTGCGTGACCTCTCCATCGACGGTGGTTACGCCGCCTCGGTCGCGATCCTGGCCGAGGGCGAGCTCGATGTCGAGATGCAAGATGCATCCGGCATTTTGACCACATTGGATCGGTGA
- a CDS encoding DUF5988 family protein, whose product MDQIRVLLVGGPADLPPADCIREVVSMAESVKVARGNGYEHFRYSGESLELDGAHLPAFRWFDRTRIAE is encoded by the coding sequence ATGGATCAGATCCGGGTGCTACTCGTCGGCGGTCCGGCCGATCTGCCCCCAGCGGACTGCATCCGCGAGGTCGTGAGCATGGCCGAGTCTGTCAAGGTCGCCAGGGGCAACGGCTACGAGCACTTCCGCTACTCCGGCGAGTCGCTGGAGCTGGACGGGGCTCACCTGCCCGCCTTCCGGTGGTTCGATCGGACCAGGATCGCAGAGTAG
- a CDS encoding AfsR/SARP family transcriptional regulator, with translation MGLRILGPLELVAGSRSFKIGGPREHIVLATLAQKVNRITSVEQLMDAVWGDHPPSTARAQIQGCISGLRKLFGDAGMPDAIKTRSSGYLLSLADDELDSEEFAKLVSLAHRQVAEKHDADAAATLRTALALWRGPALDGIQSDPVRRNAALLEDARLEAVEERMRLDLGLGRHEEISGELRALLAEHPLRERLYGFLMLALYRAGRQVEALEVCRRARETLIAELGIEPCQELRDLERAVLNNDPSLSLPTDGDGHSDPAESPGGSPRQLPSSTADFIGRASHIDEVRRILLDEQRSAAARFAVPVIGISGRGGIGKSTLALRIAHELGEAYPDGHLYVDLQGAVGEDRTTTLLARFLRALGVSGSVIPDDQAERAEMFRSRLANKRLLLVLDDVTSEQQVIPLLPGSPSCAVIVTSRIRLGALSGAYWINLDAFDRDTSMDFLATIVGVQRLEAEPKSADELVDYCGGLPLALRIAGARLASRPHWRIAELARRLKNEVRRLDELSHHGLELRSSIGLSYRSLPDQAKRLFRLIAMIKVPDFPAWAAAALLDIELAVAEETLESLVDVQMLDMTQSPRGIRYRFHDLIRVYAQERLLATETDAERNEALGRMLGGWLALAEHAHRKEYGGDYTILHGTAPRPQVSEWLDDEFVNSPMDWLENERAALVGAIRQAAAAGLDELCWDLALTSVSLFEVKGYFDDWQETAELARQVCVETWNRTGYAAMLYSLGTLRMFQKRLDEAERHFSSALEIFESGANVHGQALVLRNAAFVDRLRGDVEPMLAKYADALVKMRLVGDVIGEANILRSLAKFRIDEGDAAEAGKMLGEAMRLCQAANYRRGEAQVASRVAELYMTTGQLALARQTLHDVLNTVREIGDRIGEAHALYGLGIVRFREGRLDMAEATLVLTLAIAEEIGDRLIEGQVQYALGELDVARADNPAAAEHLARARSLFGDLGSSLWLAKTLILLAEVHHTGGDQDVEQAASLLRRIDSKEATRLLEQLQSTIVPDGDSLSGRIPRQTRFGSESSSVVPPQ, from the coding sequence GTGGGGTTAAGAATTCTCGGCCCGCTGGAGCTCGTCGCGGGCAGCCGGTCCTTCAAGATCGGTGGACCCCGGGAGCACATCGTCCTCGCCACGCTCGCCCAGAAGGTCAACCGGATCACCTCCGTCGAGCAGCTCATGGACGCGGTCTGGGGCGACCACCCGCCCTCCACCGCCCGGGCGCAGATCCAGGGCTGCATCTCGGGGCTGCGCAAACTCTTCGGCGACGCGGGCATGCCCGACGCCATCAAGACCCGCTCCTCGGGCTACCTGCTCAGCCTCGCCGACGACGAGCTCGACAGCGAGGAGTTCGCCAAACTCGTCTCGCTGGCGCACCGGCAGGTCGCCGAGAAGCACGACGCGGATGCCGCGGCGACGCTGCGGACGGCGCTGGCGCTGTGGCGCGGACCGGCGCTCGACGGGATCCAGAGCGACCCGGTGCGACGCAACGCCGCCCTGCTTGAGGACGCGCGACTGGAGGCCGTCGAGGAGCGGATGCGCCTGGACCTCGGTCTCGGCCGCCATGAGGAGATCAGCGGCGAGCTGCGGGCGCTCCTCGCCGAGCACCCGCTGCGCGAGCGGCTCTACGGCTTTCTCATGCTCGCCCTCTATCGCGCCGGCCGCCAGGTCGAAGCGCTGGAGGTGTGCCGCCGGGCCCGCGAGACCCTCATCGCCGAGCTCGGCATCGAGCCCTGCCAGGAGCTGCGCGACCTGGAGCGCGCCGTGCTCAACAACGACCCGTCGCTCAGCCTCCCCACCGACGGCGACGGCCACTCCGATCCCGCCGAGTCGCCGGGCGGCAGCCCGCGCCAGCTCCCCAGCAGCACCGCCGACTTCATCGGGCGGGCCAGCCACATCGACGAGGTGCGCCGCATCCTGCTCGACGAGCAGCGGTCCGCGGCCGCGCGCTTCGCCGTCCCCGTCATCGGCATCTCCGGCCGGGGCGGCATCGGCAAGTCGACCCTCGCCCTGCGCATCGCCCACGAGCTCGGCGAGGCCTACCCGGACGGCCACCTCTATGTCGACCTCCAGGGCGCGGTGGGCGAGGACCGCACGACGACGCTGCTGGCGCGCTTCCTGCGGGCGCTCGGCGTCAGCGGCTCGGTGATCCCGGACGACCAGGCCGAGCGCGCCGAGATGTTCCGCAGCCGCCTCGCCAACAAGCGCCTGCTGCTCGTGCTCGACGACGTGACGAGCGAGCAGCAGGTGATCCCGCTGCTGCCGGGCAGCCCGAGCTGCGCGGTGATCGTGACGAGCCGCATCCGGCTGGGCGCCCTCTCCGGCGCCTACTGGATCAACCTGGACGCCTTCGACCGCGACACCTCGATGGACTTCCTCGCCACGATCGTCGGCGTCCAGCGGTTGGAGGCCGAGCCCAAGTCTGCCGACGAGCTCGTCGACTACTGCGGCGGGCTGCCGCTGGCACTGCGCATCGCGGGTGCGCGGCTGGCGTCGCGGCCGCACTGGCGGATCGCCGAGCTCGCCCGCCGCCTGAAGAACGAGGTCCGCCGGCTCGACGAGCTGAGCCACCACGGCCTCGAGCTGCGTTCCAGCATCGGGCTGAGCTATCGGAGCCTGCCCGACCAGGCCAAGCGCCTCTTCCGCCTGATCGCGATGATCAAGGTGCCGGACTTCCCGGCGTGGGCCGCCGCCGCGCTGCTCGACATCGAGCTCGCCGTCGCCGAGGAGACCCTGGAGTCCCTCGTCGACGTGCAGATGCTGGACATGACGCAGTCGCCGCGGGGCATCCGGTACCGCTTCCACGACCTGATCCGGGTCTACGCCCAGGAGCGGCTGCTCGCCACCGAGACCGACGCGGAGCGCAACGAGGCGCTGGGCCGGATGCTGGGCGGCTGGCTCGCCCTCGCCGAGCACGCGCACCGCAAGGAGTACGGCGGCGACTACACCATCCTGCACGGCACCGCACCCCGGCCGCAGGTCTCCGAGTGGCTCGACGACGAGTTCGTCAACAGCCCGATGGACTGGCTGGAGAACGAGCGAGCCGCGCTCGTGGGCGCGATCCGGCAGGCCGCCGCAGCCGGGCTGGACGAGCTCTGCTGGGACCTCGCGCTCACCTCGGTGAGCCTCTTCGAGGTGAAGGGCTACTTCGACGACTGGCAGGAGACCGCCGAGCTCGCCCGGCAGGTCTGCGTCGAGACGTGGAACCGCACCGGCTACGCCGCGATGCTCTACTCCCTCGGTACGCTGCGGATGTTCCAGAAGCGGCTCGACGAGGCCGAGCGGCACTTCTCCTCCGCCCTGGAGATCTTCGAGTCCGGCGCCAACGTGCACGGCCAGGCGCTCGTGCTGCGCAACGCGGCCTTCGTGGACCGGCTGCGCGGTGACGTGGAGCCGATGCTCGCGAAATACGCCGACGCCCTCGTCAAGATGCGGCTGGTCGGCGATGTCATCGGCGAGGCCAACATCCTGCGCAGCCTGGCGAAGTTCCGGATCGACGAGGGCGACGCCGCCGAGGCCGGCAAGATGCTCGGCGAGGCGATGCGCCTGTGCCAGGCGGCCAACTACCGGCGGGGCGAGGCGCAGGTCGCGAGCCGCGTCGCCGAGCTCTACATGACCACCGGGCAGCTCGCCCTCGCCCGGCAGACGCTGCACGACGTGCTCAACACGGTGCGTGAGATCGGCGACCGGATCGGCGAGGCGCACGCGCTCTACGGCCTGGGGATCGTGCGGTTCCGGGAGGGCCGCCTCGACATGGCCGAGGCGACCCTGGTGCTGACGCTGGCGATCGCCGAGGAGATCGGCGACCGGCTGATCGAGGGCCAGGTGCAGTACGCGCTGGGCGAGCTCGACGTCGCGCGCGCGGACAACCCGGCGGCGGCGGAGCACCTCGCCCGGGCCCGGTCGCTCTTCGGCGATCTCGGCTCGTCGCTGTGGCTGGCCAAGACGCTGATCCTGCTCGCCGAGGTCCACCACACGGGCGGCGACCAGGATGTCGAGCAGGCGGCGAGCCTGCTGCGCCGGATCGACTCCAAGGAGGCGACCCGGCTGCTGGAGCAGTTGCAGTCCACCATCGTCCCGGACGGCGACTCTCTCTCCGGCCGGATTCCGCGCCAGACGAGGTTCGGTTCGGAGAGCAGTTCGGTCGTGCCGCCGCAGTAG
- a CDS encoding response regulator, whose product MTVTRIVVVDDQEVVRAAFGALLATQPDFAVVATAADGAQAVRACREEHPDVVLMDVRMPVMDGIEATRRIVADSGDQGPRVLILTTFDLDEHVYDALDAGASGFLLKDVTAERLFDAVRVVAAGEALLAPTVTRRLVAEFAKLRTRRRPPTAALTSLTPRETEVLHLIAEGLSNPEIAARLVVGEETVKTHVSRVLTKLGLRDRTQAVVLAYESGLVLPGDRR is encoded by the coding sequence GTGACCGTCACGCGGATCGTGGTCGTCGACGATCAGGAGGTGGTCCGGGCGGCGTTCGGCGCGCTGCTCGCGACCCAGCCCGACTTCGCCGTGGTCGCCACGGCCGCCGATGGTGCGCAGGCGGTCCGGGCCTGCCGGGAGGAGCATCCGGATGTCGTGCTGATGGATGTGCGGATGCCGGTGATGGACGGGATCGAGGCGACCCGCCGCATCGTGGCCGACAGCGGTGACCAGGGCCCGCGCGTCCTCATCCTGACGACCTTCGACCTCGACGAGCACGTCTACGACGCCCTGGACGCGGGTGCGAGCGGCTTCCTGCTCAAGGATGTCACCGCCGAGCGGCTCTTCGACGCGGTGCGGGTCGTCGCCGCCGGGGAGGCGCTGCTGGCCCCGACGGTGACGCGGCGGCTCGTCGCCGAGTTCGCGAAGCTGCGTACCCGGCGCCGACCGCCGACCGCCGCGCTGACCTCGCTCACCCCGCGCGAGACGGAGGTGCTGCACCTGATCGCCGAGGGGCTCTCCAACCCGGAGATCGCGGCCCGGCTCGTGGTGGGGGAGGAGACCGTCAAGACGCACGTCAGCCGGGTGCTGACGAAGCTCGGCCTGCGGGACCGGACGCAGGCCGTGGTGCTCGCATACGAGTCGGGACTGGTCTTGCCCGGCGACCGCCGATAG
- a CDS encoding condensation domain-containing protein gives MHVNKSADLGWGQRYVWLRHQHLPPAARHEAHIVISFELPPGVSLAGLRATLNYLVRRHEALRTTYHFDLAADPQQRVQPPSALPVTVVSTERDGTETPAEAIERLSTTEFDLAEQWPIRACVLTAGGRPKQLITVLNHMAFDAWTVDRFEREIEALGAGIAAGRPAVLEPIRHQPCDLAQYESSPRAVAIKDGALAYWRDEIATMPADTFALRRTADPSPTARAATLTSPAMLDASRRVAARHHVWPSLVHLATHAMVLAAYTGSDRVAHLSFTGNRDANPYNDVMTCMFSPLLMQVDCSGNPSFSEVVRRTAERFEQGQAYANVPYDELVELTSRESFRRGQIVRTGSELNFLSHAAHASRARRTTFTWNATPTSWAHFGADTYFRIYEMRDAVVIALNAVSTVMDADTMERFLRGYEAVLLAQADPDADLRVDDIARLIGFAAPATPARHLDRNGAIDLAEVAAVLREHPAVADARVAVDGAGRLVAELATDLPVTPANLRGHVLGRLHDRAAVRCPDWFRVTPSGQLPVVEGDGRLSLHIGAIGEAERALAAIVAEVNGLREVSLADSYTIAGGRVLRIPRVLAVLREHGWEGITVHQLAGSRPLGAVASLLNRTAVPASLAA, from the coding sequence ATGCATGTGAACAAGAGCGCCGACCTAGGTTGGGGTCAACGTTACGTCTGGCTGCGGCATCAACACCTGCCACCGGCTGCTCGGCACGAGGCGCACATCGTCATCAGCTTCGAGCTGCCGCCCGGCGTCTCGCTCGCCGGGCTGCGCGCGACGCTCAACTATCTGGTGCGCAGGCACGAGGCGCTGCGCACCACCTACCACTTCGATCTCGCCGCCGACCCGCAGCAGCGGGTGCAGCCGCCCAGCGCGCTCCCGGTGACCGTCGTCTCCACCGAGCGGGACGGCACCGAGACACCCGCCGAGGCGATCGAGCGGCTCTCCACCACGGAGTTCGACCTCGCCGAGCAGTGGCCGATCCGGGCCTGTGTCCTCACCGCGGGCGGCCGGCCCAAGCAACTCATCACGGTGCTCAACCACATGGCGTTCGACGCGTGGACCGTGGACCGCTTCGAGCGCGAGATCGAGGCGCTCGGCGCCGGCATCGCCGCCGGGCGGCCGGCCGTCCTCGAACCGATCCGGCACCAGCCGTGCGACCTCGCCCAGTACGAGTCCTCCCCCCGGGCCGTCGCCATCAAGGACGGCGCGCTCGCCTACTGGCGCGACGAGATCGCCACGATGCCCGCCGACACCTTCGCCCTGCGCCGCACGGCCGACCCGAGCCCGACGGCGCGAGCGGCGACGCTCACCTCACCGGCGATGCTCGACGCCAGCCGCCGCGTCGCGGCCCGGCACCACGTCTGGCCGTCGCTCGTCCACCTCGCCACCCACGCGATGGTGCTGGCGGCATACACCGGCAGCGACCGGGTGGCGCACCTGTCGTTCACCGGCAACCGCGACGCCAACCCCTACAACGACGTCATGACCTGCATGTTCTCGCCACTGCTGATGCAGGTCGACTGCTCCGGGAACCCGTCCTTCAGCGAGGTGGTGCGGCGCACCGCCGAGCGCTTCGAGCAGGGCCAGGCCTACGCCAACGTGCCCTATGACGAGCTGGTGGAGCTGACGTCGCGCGAGAGCTTCCGGCGCGGCCAGATCGTGCGGACCGGTTCGGAGCTCAACTTCCTCAGCCACGCCGCGCACGCGTCCCGGGCCCGGCGGACCACCTTCACCTGGAACGCCACCCCGACCTCGTGGGCGCACTTCGGCGCGGACACGTATTTCCGGATCTACGAGATGCGCGACGCCGTCGTCATCGCCCTCAACGCCGTCTCGACGGTGATGGACGCCGACACGATGGAGCGGTTCCTGCGCGGCTACGAGGCGGTCCTGCTGGCGCAGGCCGATCCCGACGCCGACCTCCGGGTCGACGACATCGCCCGCCTCATCGGCTTCGCCGCCCCGGCCACCCCGGCCCGGCACCTCGACCGGAACGGCGCGATCGACCTCGCCGAGGTCGCCGCCGTGCTGCGCGAGCACCCCGCCGTCGCGGACGCGCGGGTGGCGGTCGACGGCGCCGGCCGGCTCGTGGCGGAGCTCGCCACCGACCTCCCGGTCACGCCCGCGAACCTGCGCGGTCACGTCCTGGGCCGCCTGCACGACCGGGCCGCGGTGCGCTGCCCCGACTGGTTCCGCGTCACCCCGTCCGGACAGCTTCCGGTCGTCGAGGGCGACGGGCGACTGTCCCTCCACATCGGAGCAATCGGCGAGGCCGAACGGGCGCTCGCCGCGATCGTGGCGGAGGTCAACGGTCTCCGTGAGGTCAGCCTCGCCGACTCCTACACCATCGCCGGGGGCCGGGTGCTGCGGATTCCCCGCGTGCTCGCGGTCCTGCGGGAGCACGGCTGGGAGGGGATCACGGTGCACCAGCTCGCCGGCAGCCGCCCGCTCGGCGCCGTGGCGAGCCTGCTCAACCGGACCGCCGTACCGGCCTCCCTGGCGGCCTGA